The following proteins are encoded in a genomic region of Dysgonomonas mossii:
- the nhaA gene encoding Na+/H+ antiporter NhaA: MRINILSGRTLRGFMESEKSGGLVLIVCTIVSILLANSSWIGEQYRGIWEFGVGSHSVAEWINDGLMAVFFLLVGLELIQEIYEGELSNIKRAMLPISGALGGMLVPAGIYMFLNHGTPTLSGFGIPMATDIAFALGILSLLGNRVPTSLKVFLTALAVIDDLGAIIVIAIFYTSSLSWVSLLMALGIFVLLLLLNKKFHVNNMIPYIVGGIVMWYFMLNSGVHATIAGVLLAITIPFKKREKKCMSNRWQHFLHYPIAFGVLPLFALANTAMIIEGNWDQSIGEPFAQGILLGLIVGKPIGITLFSFIFVKTGICALPRGINWKGLLGAGMLGGIGFTMSIFITLLAFDDIHYINESKLMILLASLASGIIGYTWLNFVMKKERERIS, encoded by the coding sequence ATGAGAATAAATATTCTTAGCGGTAGGACATTAAGAGGGTTCATGGAAAGTGAAAAGTCAGGAGGACTTGTGCTTATTGTTTGCACAATCGTCTCCATACTTTTGGCAAACTCATCATGGATTGGAGAACAATACAGAGGCATCTGGGAATTTGGAGTAGGAAGCCATAGCGTTGCCGAATGGATAAACGATGGTTTGATGGCGGTATTCTTCCTATTGGTAGGACTTGAACTTATACAGGAAATATACGAAGGAGAGCTGTCTAATATAAAACGTGCGATGCTGCCCATATCCGGCGCATTAGGCGGCATGTTAGTACCGGCAGGTATTTATATGTTTCTCAACCACGGCACACCTACCCTATCCGGTTTTGGTATTCCGATGGCTACGGACATTGCTTTTGCATTGGGTATTTTATCCCTGTTGGGCAATCGTGTGCCTACTTCCTTGAAAGTGTTCCTCACGGCTCTAGCTGTAATTGACGATCTGGGCGCAATTATCGTAATTGCCATATTTTATACATCCTCTCTATCGTGGGTTAGCTTGCTGATGGCTTTAGGAATATTTGTTCTTTTATTATTGCTGAATAAAAAATTCCATGTCAATAATATGATCCCTTACATTGTCGGGGGGATCGTCATGTGGTATTTTATGCTCAACTCGGGTGTACATGCCACTATCGCCGGTGTATTATTAGCGATCACTATTCCTTTCAAGAAAAGGGAAAAGAAATGCATGTCGAATCGTTGGCAACACTTTTTGCACTATCCTATAGCTTTTGGAGTATTACCTTTGTTTGCTTTGGCCAATACAGCAATGATAATAGAAGGAAACTGGGATCAGTCGATAGGTGAACCTTTCGCACAGGGTATCCTGCTAGGACTCATTGTAGGAAAACCAATCGGAATCACTCTCTTTAGCTTTATCTTTGTGAAAACAGGTATTTGTGCCTTGCCAAGAGGAATCAATTGGAAGGGGCTATTGGGTGCCGGCATGCTTGGAGGAATCGGATTTACAATGTCCATTTTCATTACTCTTCTTGCCTTCGATGATATACATTATATCAACGAATCAAAATTGATGATACTTCTGGCATCTTTGGCTTCTGGTATTATCGGCTATACATGGCTAAACTTCGTGATGAAAAAAGAAAGAGAACGAATTTCATAG
- the truA gene encoding tRNA pseudouridine(38-40) synthase TruA, giving the protein MKRYFIYLAYNGENYCGWQIQPNGVSVQETIEKSLSTLLRTPTTIVGAGRTDAGVHARMMAAHFDYETANLDLLLLAKKLNSILPKDISIYSIVKVKPDAHARFDATSRLYRYYITTEKDPFLHHLKYKVHGNLDIDKMNACADILFEYEDFTSFSKLHTDVKTNNCTILAAQWEKKGNDYIFTIKANRFLRNMVRSIVGTLLEAGKGKIDAGEMRRIIEAKDRGEAGISVPGHALFLEEIEYNNDIFIQ; this is encoded by the coding sequence ATGAAACGCTACTTTATATACCTTGCATACAATGGAGAAAATTACTGTGGTTGGCAGATACAGCCGAATGGTGTATCGGTACAAGAAACCATAGAAAAGTCTCTCTCAACGTTACTGCGTACTCCGACAACAATAGTGGGTGCGGGGCGTACCGATGCGGGTGTGCATGCGCGAATGATGGCAGCACATTTTGACTATGAGACTGCAAATCTTGATTTGCTGCTTCTCGCAAAAAAACTAAATAGCATACTCCCTAAAGATATTTCGATATATAGTATTGTAAAGGTAAAACCCGATGCTCACGCACGTTTTGATGCAACAAGCAGGCTATACAGATATTATATCACTACAGAAAAAGATCCTTTCTTACATCATTTGAAATATAAAGTACATGGAAATCTTGATATAGATAAGATGAATGCATGTGCTGATATCTTATTCGAATATGAAGATTTTACGAGTTTTAGCAAGTTGCACACCGATGTAAAGACGAATAATTGTACCATTCTAGCTGCACAATGGGAGAAAAAAGGCAATGATTATATCTTCACCATCAAGGCAAATCGCTTCCTCCGCAATATGGTACGCTCCATAGTAGGCACATTGCTGGAAGCAGGAAAAGGGAAGATAGATGCGGGAGAAATGCGAAGGATTATAGAGGCTAAAGACAGAGGTGAAGCCGGAATATCCGTTCCGGGACATGCTCTTTTTTTAGAAGAAATAGAATACAATAATGACATTTTTATACAATGA
- a CDS encoding DUF5715 family protein, giving the protein MRYIWMLSVGILFLISCSTKGKNKEEVPTEPKKYTRFNGNYNLTFNDLPDLHIEAAEANGVGPLETRADTALYQDKLVRIPIELDIYRVDKLTHSMPFLVPKAANLLSEICINFRDSLISKKMPLYKPIITSITRTNDDVKGLSRRNRNASDNSAHRYGTTIDIAWTRFDKVNPTDSRVLDDGRLKAILGQVLHDLHERDRCYIKHERKQSCFHITVR; this is encoded by the coding sequence ATGAGATATATCTGGATGCTTTCCGTTGGTATTCTATTCTTAATAAGTTGCAGCACAAAAGGAAAAAATAAAGAAGAGGTTCCAACCGAGCCAAAGAAATATACTCGTTTCAACGGGAATTACAATCTCACATTCAACGATTTACCGGATTTACATATCGAGGCCGCCGAAGCAAACGGCGTTGGGCCTTTGGAGACAAGAGCAGACACTGCATTATATCAGGACAAGCTTGTACGTATCCCAATAGAACTGGATATTTACCGTGTTGATAAACTTACACACTCAATGCCTTTTCTAGTTCCTAAAGCAGCAAATTTACTATCCGAAATCTGTATCAACTTCAGAGACTCGCTCATCAGTAAAAAAATGCCGCTTTATAAGCCGATCATTACGAGCATAACACGCACCAATGATGATGTAAAAGGGCTAAGCAGAAGAAATAGAAATGCAAGTGATAATTCTGCACACCGTTATGGAACAACAATAGATATAGCGTGGACCCGATTTGACAAAGTGAACCCAACAGACAGCCGGGTTTTGGACGACGGCAGACTAAAAGCCATATTGGGGCAGGTTTTGCATGATCTGCATGAACGCGACAGGTGCTATATAAAACATGAGAGAAAACAATCTTGCTTTCATATCACGGTAAGATAA
- a CDS encoding TrmH family RNA methyltransferase: MEKIVSLQNTRIKNIVKLSKAKERREQNLFIIEGARELTLALMAGYEVDSVFVCPELFVKTDYPHVLESVSDTKKFEVSEAVFEKIAYREGSDGLLTLAKPKGHTLADLKLSDNPFLIILESVEKPGNLGAVLRTADAAQADAVIVCDPATDIYNPNAIRSSVGCLFTVQTAVCTSQEALSYLKSRSIKAYAAELNASQWYQDTDFTKPSAIVMGTEADGLTHFWLDNADYRVKIPMRGKIDSLNVSVSTAILTFEAMRQRGF, from the coding sequence ATGGAAAAAATTGTCAGCCTGCAAAATACGAGGATAAAAAATATTGTAAAGCTTTCGAAAGCAAAAGAACGGAGAGAGCAAAATTTATTTATAATAGAAGGGGCTAGGGAATTAACTCTTGCTCTGATGGCGGGCTATGAGGTTGACTCTGTGTTTGTATGTCCCGAACTGTTTGTGAAAACAGATTATCCCCATGTTCTTGAATCTGTATCTGACACTAAAAAATTTGAAGTTTCGGAAGCCGTTTTTGAAAAAATAGCCTATCGTGAAGGCTCTGACGGGCTTTTAACTTTGGCTAAACCCAAAGGACATACGTTGGCAGACCTTAAACTTTCAGATAACCCGTTCCTTATTATACTCGAATCTGTAGAAAAACCCGGTAATTTAGGCGCTGTTCTACGTACGGCTGATGCAGCGCAAGCTGATGCTGTAATTGTTTGCGATCCTGCCACTGATATCTATAATCCGAATGCAATACGCTCTAGCGTAGGATGTCTTTTTACTGTGCAGACAGCCGTTTGTACATCTCAGGAAGCATTGAGCTATTTGAAAAGCAGAAGTATAAAGGCTTATGCCGCTGAACTGAATGCTTCACAATGGTATCAGGATACCGATTTTACTAAACCCTCTGCTATCGTTATGGGTACAGAAGCGGATGGTCTGACTCACTTTTGGCTCGATAACGCCGACTATCGTGTAAAGATTCCGATGAGGGGTAAGATCGATTCACTCAATGTGTCTGTTTCTACTGCCATCCTTACATTTGAGGCGATGCGACAGAGAGGTTTTTAA
- a CDS encoding TetR/AcrR family transcriptional regulator produces MAINKTRNILIDVARQLFARLGVENTTMNDIAVASHKGRRTLYTYFNNKNEVYQAVLETELDQMFHALQTVANKNLPADEKLLLFFYTRFDAVKNVVARNGTLKADFFRDIWRVQNVRKSFDRKEIQVLKDILNKGVEEGTFEMPDTQATAEILHHALKGLEVPYIRGQIRAESLQTESQRENIAYLIFEGIKKKKK; encoded by the coding sequence ATGGCCATAAACAAAACCCGAAATATCCTGATAGATGTAGCTCGTCAGCTATTTGCAAGGTTGGGGGTGGAAAATACCACCATGAATGATATTGCAGTAGCTTCGCACAAAGGGCGGAGGACACTATATACATATTTCAATAATAAGAATGAGGTGTATCAGGCGGTTCTGGAGACGGAGCTCGATCAGATGTTCCATGCTTTGCAGACTGTAGCAAATAAGAATCTTCCTGCAGACGAGAAACTTCTTTTGTTTTTTTATACGCGATTTGATGCAGTGAAAAATGTTGTGGCAAGGAATGGTACATTGAAAGCTGATTTCTTCCGTGATATCTGGCGTGTGCAAAATGTAAGGAAATCGTTTGATAGAAAAGAAATTCAGGTACTGAAAGATATTCTGAACAAAGGAGTGGAAGAGGGTACTTTCGAGATGCCCGACACTCAAGCTACAGCTGAAATACTACACCATGCGCTCAAAGGATTGGAAGTACCTTATATCAGAGGACAGATTAGAGCAGAGAGCCTGCAAACCGAATCGCAAAGAGAAAATATTGCTTACCTTATATTTGAGGGAATAAAAAAGAAGAAAAAGTAG
- the fabG gene encoding 3-oxoacyl-[acyl-carrier-protein] reductase, which produces MKLLEGKTAIITGAARGIGKAIALKFAEQGANIAFTDLAIDDNAKATEAEIAKFGVKAKGYASNAANFEDTHKVVEEIAKDFGQIDILVNNAGITRDGLMMRMTEQQWDMVININLKSAFNFIHALTPIFMKQKSGNVINMSSIVGLNGNAGQANYSASKAGMIGLAKSVAKELGSRNVRANCICPGFIITEMTGVLSEDVKKKWAEQIPLRRGGTPEDVANVAVFLASDLSAYVTGEVIPVTGGM; this is translated from the coding sequence ATGAAATTACTAGAAGGTAAAACCGCTATTATTACAGGTGCAGCTCGTGGTATAGGTAAAGCCATCGCACTTAAATTTGCAGAGCAGGGAGCAAATATTGCATTTACTGACTTAGCTATAGATGACAACGCAAAAGCGACTGAAGCAGAGATTGCAAAATTTGGAGTGAAAGCAAAAGGATATGCATCTAATGCTGCAAATTTTGAAGACACTCATAAAGTGGTAGAAGAAATTGCAAAAGATTTCGGACAGATAGATATTCTTGTAAATAATGCAGGGATTACCCGTGACGGACTGATGATGCGTATGACTGAGCAGCAATGGGACATGGTAATCAATATAAACTTAAAGTCTGCATTCAACTTTATTCACGCGCTTACTCCAATATTTATGAAGCAAAAGAGCGGAAATGTCATAAATATGAGTTCTATCGTTGGGCTTAACGGTAATGCCGGACAAGCTAACTATTCTGCATCTAAGGCAGGGATGATTGGCTTGGCTAAATCTGTAGCAAAAGAACTCGGATCGAGAAATGTTCGTGCAAACTGTATTTGTCCGGGATTTATTATTACAGAAATGACCGGAGTATTGTCTGAAGATGTAAAGAAAAAATGGGCAGAACAAATTCCGTTACGTCGTGGAGGAACACCTGAGGATGTAGCGAATGTTGCTGTATTCCTTGCATCGGATTTGTCCGCTTATGTTACAGGAGAAGTTATTCCTGTTACAGGAGGTATGTAA
- the hemN gene encoding oxygen-independent coproporphyrinogen III oxidase, which translates to MKQELLNKYSIPVPRYTSYPPANFFNESFTADSYKEAIIQSNEQNPQHISIYIHIPFCYHMCHYCGCNSQLLKDKNVVKEYIETLKKEIRMVLPLLDHSRKISQIHYGGGTPTSQPVSVLKEINQIILSEFECIENPEIAIECHPGYLDEDYWNDLIDAGFNRISIGIQDFNEEVLKASARKPSRMAIEDIIHILRSKGVSVNMDFIYGLPLQTPESFAETIRKAISLKPDRIVTFSYAHVPWVNELQKNLEKIGLPSVSTKNEIYETAKKLLIDAGYKTIGLDHFVLANDELYEALQTKSLHRNFQGYCTRRTTGQVYAFGNTGISQLSTAYSQNAKDLSTYISSVNEGKYPITKGYILNKEEQITREVIASLMCNYTVSWSDIATRMNMSEKEVKNALNYNKEQLFDFQKDGIIEFSEDHITVLPEAAPFVRNVAASLDKLMVNNEKRYSKSV; encoded by the coding sequence ATGAAACAAGAATTACTGAATAAATATAGCATCCCTGTTCCAAGATATACAAGCTACCCTCCGGCTAACTTTTTCAATGAATCATTTACTGCCGATTCATATAAGGAAGCTATTATACAATCAAATGAACAAAATCCTCAGCATATATCCATCTATATACATATCCCTTTCTGCTACCACATGTGCCATTATTGCGGCTGCAATTCACAGTTGCTCAAAGATAAAAATGTAGTAAAAGAGTATATAGAAACCTTGAAAAAGGAGATACGGATGGTACTTCCCCTACTCGACCATAGTCGTAAAATATCACAAATACACTATGGAGGAGGAACACCCACGTCACAGCCTGTCTCTGTACTAAAAGAAATCAACCAGATAATCTTATCCGAATTTGAATGCATCGAAAATCCGGAAATTGCAATAGAATGCCACCCGGGATATCTGGATGAAGACTATTGGAATGATCTGATTGATGCAGGATTCAATCGAATAAGCATTGGCATTCAAGATTTTAACGAAGAGGTTTTGAAGGCTTCCGCCCGTAAGCCATCACGAATGGCGATAGAGGATATAATACACATACTCAGGAGTAAAGGCGTATCTGTAAACATGGATTTTATATACGGACTACCTCTACAAACTCCTGAATCTTTTGCAGAAACTATTCGGAAAGCAATATCCCTCAAGCCGGACAGAATTGTCACTTTTTCTTACGCCCATGTTCCTTGGGTAAATGAGTTGCAAAAAAATCTCGAAAAGATTGGCTTGCCATCAGTTTCTACAAAAAACGAAATATACGAAACAGCTAAGAAATTGCTAATCGATGCTGGATATAAAACGATAGGGCTCGACCACTTTGTATTAGCAAACGATGAGCTCTACGAGGCTTTACAAACAAAATCACTGCATCGTAACTTTCAAGGATACTGTACCCGCCGCACGACAGGTCAGGTTTATGCATTCGGAAATACCGGGATCAGTCAATTATCTACAGCTTACAGCCAAAATGCAAAAGATCTGAGCACATACATATCATCAGTAAATGAGGGTAAATATCCGATAACTAAAGGGTATATACTGAATAAGGAAGAACAAATTACCCGTGAAGTAATAGCTTCACTAATGTGTAACTATACAGTAAGTTGGTCGGATATAGCGACCCGAATGAATATGTCTGAAAAGGAAGTAAAAAATGCTCTGAACTATAACAAAGAGCAGCTCTTTGATTTTCAAAAAGATGGAATTATCGAATTTTCGGAAGATCACATTACAGTATTACCGGAAGCTGCTCCCTTTGTCCGCAATGTTGCTGCTTCGCTCGACAAACTGATGGTAAATAACGAAAAGCGTTATTCCAAATCGGTATAA
- a CDS encoding MFS transporter, translating into MGINIQKGEKLFTFFCLYIAQSIPMSFFSTVIPVIMRQQNFSLESIGMLQLLKLPWILKFLWSPAVDRSTFRIGDFKRWIFSSELIYASIIFAVSFLDFQTTPYLIIGLVVLSFIASATQDIATDSLAVLSFSKKDKSLANSMQSMGNFAGAMIGGGILLLLYHKFGWGNLLPFLAVFVIIALIPLIFFKRGNNQVIIKAKQEKKPTPDDLLGFFKQKGIWKQVVFLFVYYAGLIGVLAMLKPMLVDYGYNMKEIGIMSGIVGTSIGCLASFGGGFIVRKIGRHSARILFAVFTLITTIYFCLLVSALPVNIATLHLGISLLWASYGMAVIVVYTTAMDCVRPGFEGTDFTIQTVITHLSGIIMGVSSGKIAAMITYKGLFVVEMCIAAISLAFILLAFKLKAPKEQNETRITE; encoded by the coding sequence ATGGGAATAAACATTCAAAAAGGAGAAAAGCTATTTACATTCTTTTGCCTGTACATTGCACAATCTATACCGATGAGTTTCTTCTCTACGGTGATACCTGTAATTATGCGGCAACAGAACTTCTCGCTCGAAAGTATAGGTATGCTCCAATTGCTAAAACTCCCTTGGATACTAAAATTCCTATGGTCTCCTGCGGTCGACCGTTCCACTTTCAGAATAGGTGATTTTAAAAGATGGATTTTCTCCTCAGAATTAATATATGCATCCATCATATTTGCTGTCTCATTTCTCGATTTTCAAACCACACCTTATCTTATTATTGGGCTTGTAGTATTATCTTTTATAGCTTCGGCCACACAAGATATTGCAACCGACTCACTTGCTGTTCTGTCTTTTAGTAAAAAGGACAAGAGCCTTGCAAACAGTATGCAGTCGATGGGAAACTTTGCAGGTGCTATGATTGGCGGCGGCATATTACTATTACTCTATCATAAATTCGGGTGGGGAAATCTATTGCCATTCCTTGCTGTATTTGTTATTATAGCTCTAATTCCTCTAATATTTTTCAAGAGAGGAAATAACCAAGTAATCATAAAAGCAAAGCAAGAGAAGAAGCCAACCCCGGACGATCTTCTTGGCTTTTTCAAACAAAAAGGTATCTGGAAACAAGTTGTCTTCTTATTTGTCTATTATGCAGGTCTTATTGGTGTGTTAGCGATGCTTAAGCCCATGCTGGTAGACTATGGCTACAACATGAAAGAAATAGGCATCATGTCCGGGATTGTGGGTACATCTATTGGCTGCCTTGCTTCTTTTGGGGGTGGCTTTATCGTTCGAAAAATAGGCAGACATTCCGCTCGAATATTGTTTGCCGTTTTCACATTGATAACTACTATCTACTTCTGCCTGTTAGTATCTGCTCTTCCTGTAAATATAGCAACTCTGCATTTAGGCATCTCATTACTTTGGGCAAGTTATGGTATGGCGGTTATTGTTGTATATACCACAGCTATGGACTGTGTACGTCCGGGTTTTGAAGGAACGGACTTCACAATACAAACTGTGATTACACACCTGAGCGGAATTATTATGGGTGTAAGCTCCGGTAAAATAGCAGCAATGATAACATACAAGGGACTCTTTGTTGTGGAAATGTGTATCGCAGCCATATCTCTGGCATTTATCTTATTGGCATTCAAACTTAAAGCACCGAAAGAACAAAATGAAACAAGAATTACTGAATAA
- a CDS encoding TonB-dependent receptor, translating into MRSKSFLFLTLLFCAIINNTYADDIVIDNDTIKMKYTAKEVVIESFKQNSDLSIQPVSASVLSESIIKENNITNIKEVTAFVPNLFMVDYGSKMYCPVFIRGIGAAKNTPSVGLYVDGVPYFDRSTFDMNISDVDRIEVLRGPQGTIYGRNTMGGIINVFTKSPLKTKGTYLNLSAGNYNTYQTGISDYGNVDNKIGYSLSGNYSHSGGYFMNKTTGKRADPIDGVSTRARLSWRIMPRLTMNLIFAYEYSDQDGYPYRIYDKKTGKIEDINYNERSFYRRNMSNNGLNIEYVTDNFKLSSQSSFQFYDGKQGIDQDFSPKDIYYVNFYHRQQMYSQEFNIKSIKEDSKYKWQFGVFGFHQNYFQTNDTDYRTSGKHAIQNVNNPTEGIALYHQSTLNDIFIPGLSATLGIRYDWEKTKSSLTRITANPNVEPVVDPEVKAKDDFSQITPKASIQYAYNQDGLTYLSVSKGYKTGGFNNTADEDKDRTFDPEYSWSYELGTKSSFLNNLLFVDFSLFYIRWSNQQISQVKPTGQGFLTRNAGKSESKGFELTTQINPSRNLNFQIAYGYTHAKYKEYKESETVNYNNNYLLMVPKHTLAISANYTIDTNLRWLDNVVLNAQYTGVGKLYWNDANDVEQPFYGVYNGKVSFVKKQFSLDLWAKNIGSKDYIGYYFATSGNNFVQKGKPFTCGLNLNLKF; encoded by the coding sequence ATGAGATCAAAGTCTTTTCTTTTTTTGACCCTCTTATTCTGTGCCATTATCAATAATACTTATGCTGATGATATTGTCATTGACAATGATACTATCAAAATGAAATACACAGCAAAAGAGGTTGTAATAGAATCATTTAAGCAAAACAGTGATTTATCGATACAACCCGTCTCGGCATCCGTCCTATCTGAAAGTATTATTAAAGAAAACAATATAACCAACATAAAAGAGGTGACGGCTTTTGTACCCAATCTATTCATGGTAGACTATGGCTCTAAAATGTACTGCCCGGTTTTTATACGAGGAATAGGGGCTGCAAAAAACACGCCTTCTGTAGGGCTATATGTAGATGGAGTACCGTATTTCGACCGCTCAACTTTTGATATGAACATTAGCGATGTAGACCGCATTGAAGTTTTGCGAGGACCACAAGGGACTATTTATGGCAGGAATACGATGGGCGGCATCATTAATGTTTTCACAAAATCCCCATTAAAGACAAAAGGAACTTACTTGAATCTCTCCGCCGGTAATTACAATACTTATCAGACCGGAATTTCGGATTATGGAAATGTAGATAATAAAATAGGCTATTCACTATCGGGTAATTATTCCCATTCGGGAGGCTACTTTATGAATAAAACCACAGGTAAACGAGCCGACCCGATTGATGGAGTTTCTACTCGTGCCCGACTAAGTTGGCGGATTATGCCACGGTTGACGATGAATCTTATTTTTGCTTATGAATATTCCGATCAGGATGGTTACCCTTATCGCATTTATGATAAAAAAACGGGTAAAATAGAAGATATAAATTATAATGAACGGAGTTTCTACCGTCGTAATATGTCTAACAATGGACTGAATATAGAATATGTGACAGACAATTTCAAACTGAGTTCGCAATCATCTTTTCAGTTTTATGATGGAAAACAAGGTATCGATCAGGACTTTTCGCCCAAAGACATTTACTACGTAAACTTCTATCACCGTCAGCAAATGTACTCCCAGGAGTTTAATATCAAATCAATAAAAGAAGACAGCAAGTACAAATGGCAGTTTGGAGTATTTGGATTCCACCAGAATTATTTCCAAACAAACGATACTGACTACCGCACATCGGGAAAACATGCAATCCAAAATGTAAACAATCCGACCGAAGGAATCGCCCTATATCACCAGTCTACTTTGAATGATATTTTCATCCCGGGACTATCGGCTACTCTTGGAATTCGCTACGACTGGGAGAAAACAAAATCTTCATTGACACGCATCACTGCAAATCCGAATGTAGAGCCTGTTGTCGATCCCGAAGTAAAGGCTAAGGACGATTTTTCTCAAATTACACCAAAAGCATCTATCCAATATGCGTACAATCAGGATGGATTGACATATTTATCTGTAAGTAAAGGATATAAGACAGGAGGTTTCAACAATACGGCCGATGAAGATAAAGACCGTACGTTTGATCCTGAATATAGCTGGTCTTATGAATTAGGAACAAAATCAAGCTTTCTGAATAATCTGCTCTTCGTAGATTTCAGCCTCTTTTATATTAGATGGAGCAACCAACAAATTTCGCAAGTTAAACCCACAGGGCAAGGTTTTTTGACTCGCAATGCAGGGAAATCGGAAAGCAAAGGCTTTGAATTGACAACTCAGATAAACCCTTCGAGAAACCTAAACTTCCAGATAGCCTATGGTTATACGCATGCTAAATACAAAGAGTATAAAGAAAGTGAGACGGTAAATTATAATAATAATTACTTGCTCATGGTGCCTAAGCATACATTGGCGATATCTGCAAATTACACCATAGATACAAACCTGAGATGGCTCGACAATGTTGTGCTTAACGCTCAATATACAGGAGTAGGTAAATTATATTGGAATGATGCCAACGATGTAGAACAACCATTTTATGGAGTGTATAATGGGAAAGTTTCTTTCGTTAAAAAACAATTTTCACTAGATTTGTGGGCTAAAAATATAGGATCTAAAGATTACATCGGATATTACTTCGCAACATCTGGTAATAATTTTGTACAAAAAGGGAAGCCTTTCACATGTGGATTAAATCTGAACCTTAAATTCTAA